Part of the Solwaraspora sp. WMMA2065 genome is shown below.
GGACCATCGAGCCCGAGGCCGTCGTCGACCAGCTCATCGCCCTGGTCGACCAGCCGGGCTGACCTGACCCGGCGCCGACGACCGGCTACCTCTAGCCTGAACCATATGATCACCCGCCGATCCCCCGCACGCGCCCTGTTGTACGGCGTGTTCTACCGGTTACCGCACCCGGTCCGTCGGCGGTTGGTCCGGCTCGCCGTGCAGAAGTACATCGTCGGCGCCGTGACGCTGGTGACCGACTCCGAAGTCGGCCCGTCGACACCCGCCCGGCTACTGCTGCTGCGCCAGCCGCCCGGCCGGGGCTGGACACTGCCCGCCGGTCTGCTGCGACACCGCGAGGCGCCGGTGGTCGGCGCGGCCCGGGAGCTCGCCGAGGAGACCGGCATCCGGCTCGCCCCGGACCAGCTACGCCCGGCGGTGCCGAATGCCGTGGTGCACGCCAAGGGTTGGGTGGACGTGGTCTTCGAAGCCTCCGTGGCAGCGTCGCGAACCCAACTGGTGGTCGACGGGGCCGAGGTGTACGAAGCCGCCTGGCACCGGCTCGACGACCTGCCCCGGCTGACCCCGGCGACCGCCCGGCTACTCGCGCGCTACGGCATCGGTCCACTCGTCAGCCCGCCAGCGGCCCAGGAGCCGGGGTGAGCGCACCGGCGGCCGGACCGGACCGGATCTGCGCGGTGATCCTCGCCGCCGGTGAAGGCCGCCGGCTGCGGCCGTTGACCGGTCTCGTCCCGAAGGCGCTCTGCCCGGTCGGGAACGTACCGCTGCTGGACCGGGCGCTCGCCCGGGTCGGTGCCCTCGGTTTCACCGGGCCGGCGGCGGTCGCGGTCAACGCCTGCTACCTCGGCCGGCAGGTGGTGACCCAGGTCGGCGACCGGGCACAGCTGTCCGTGGAGCCAGGAGACCCGTTGGGCACCTCCGGCGGCGTCGGCCGGCTACGGGACTGGATCAGCGGTCGCGGCGTGCTGGTCGGCAACGTCGACGGCTATCTCGCCCATCCAGAGCTCGACCCTGGGCCGGACATCGCGGCGCTGCTCGACGGCTGGGACGGCGAGACCGTCCGGCTGCTCGGCCAGCGGTTCACCCACCCGGCCGCCCGGGGCGGCTTCGACGGGCACCGGTTCGCCGGCTTCTCGCTGCTGCCGTGGCGCTACGTCAGCGGTTTAGCGGCCACTCCCGGCGAACTGGTCCGTACCGTCTGGCGGCCGGCGGAGGCCGCCGGCGCGCTGCAGGTGATCAACTACTCGGGGACCTACCTGGACACCGGGACACCACCGGACTACCTCGCGGCCAATCTGCACGCGGCAGGTGGCCGGAGCCTCGTCGACCCGTCGGCCACGGTGACGGGCCCGGTCGACCGCTCCGTCGTCGGCGCCGACGCGGTGGTACGGGGGACGCTGGTCCGCTCGGTGGTGTGGCCCGGCGCACAGGTGCATACGGGGGAACGGCTGACTGACGCGATCCGGGTGGACAGCGATCTGACGGTGTCCGCCGGCTGAGCACCCGGCTTGAGTAACATCGGCGGCGGACGCCGGTGAGAGACGGAGGACCTGCGTGATCACTGCCATCGTGTTGATCGACTGCGCCACGGACTCGATCCCGGAGGTGGCCGAGGCGCTCGCCGGTCTCGACGGGGTGAGCGAGGTCTACTCGGTGGCCGGGCACGTGGACCTGATCGCGATCGTCCGGGTGCGGGAGTTCGACCAGATCGCCGACGTGATCGCCGGACGGATCTCGAAGGTTCCGGGGGTGCTCAACACCGAGTCGCACATCGCCTTCCGCGCCTACTCACAGCACGATCTGGAGGCGGCCTTCGCCATCGGGCTGGCCGACGCGGACTGACCGACGACAGCGCTGAGCCAACAGCGGGAACTGGCAGCTGCCGCAGGCAGAGCCGCCCAGGAGACATAACGACGCGGCTGGTCGTCGGGGGCCACAGACCCACTGGCGACCAGCCGCGTTACCGTTCGGTGTCTGACGTCGACTGCCCGTCAGCAGACGGGCGGTGAGGTCGACGGTGCCCAGCGGAACGAGGTGATCTGATCGTTCGCGAGCGGATCAACGTTGCCACCGCCGCTGTACGGCGGGACGAAGATGTACCAGTTGCCATCGTAGTTGAGGTCAGGATACAGGCAGACGCCCCGGGCGGAAGTGTTCCGGACCGAACTGATCTTGTCGTCGAAGCTCCATGCCCGTAGATCCGGCTGATTGCCGGTGTTGACCGATACCCAGACCATCAGGCCGTTACCTCCGCTGTGCTCCCACATGCACATGGCGTTGGTCGGACAGTCCCAGTACGCGGCTTGCGCAGGCGACGGCGTCACGACTACCAGGGCCATGCTGGCGCCCATGGCCCACGTCAGCAACTTCCTTGCCAGCTTCACGTAGCTCCTCCTCCGAGCGACTACCTTGCGGTTGATCGATCACTGTCGACCATGACGCTACGTCGAGAGGAAACCGTCACCAATGGATCACCGCAGTCTCTTAGGGATACCGCTACTACCGTGGCGACAGGGCTTGTGGGGGCGGCCGGTGCAGGTGTGAGATCACAGAGGCGCCCGCCGATCTGCTCGGCGGACGCCTCTGTCAACTCCGGGTGCGCGGTGGTCAGCGGCTGCCGCTGCTGATCTCCTCGCGGTCGGCCGGCTGCTTCTCCTTGCCAGCCGACCGCAGTTCGGCCGGCTGTTCCTCGGCCGGGTCGATCGCCACATGCGCCGGCGGCGAAACCTGTGCCGGCTTCTCAATCGGGAAGAAGAAGCCCTTGACGGCCGGGCCGAGTGCGCCGAGCCGGTTCATCTTCTTGGGTACCACCCAGCCGACGTACTCCAGCTTGCCGTGGCCGTGCTCATCGGTCGGCCCGAGCGGCTGGTGCACCTCGACGAAGCGGCCGTCGGGCAGCCGGCGGATGATTCCGGTCTCGACGCCGTGCGCCAGCACCTCGCGGTCGTGCTGCTGCAGACCGAGGCAGATCCGGTAGGTCACGTAGTAGGCCAGCGGTGGCAGCAGGATCAATCCGATCCGACCGGCCCAGGTCATCGCGTTCAGGCTGATGAAGAACTTGTCGGCGAACACGTCGTTGCCGCCGGAGATGGTCAGCACGATGAAGAAGGTGACGGCCATGGCGCCGACGGCGGTACGGGCCGGCACGTCCCGGGGCCGCTGCAGCAGGTTGTGGCTGGCCTTGTCCTTCGTGTACCGCGCTTCGAGGAACGGGTACGCCAGGGAGAGCATGACCAGGATGCCGGGCAGCACCACGGTCGGCCAGAACAGCGGCGGGATCACGTACCCGTCGCCGATCGGGATGGTCAGCTCCCAGGCTGGCATCAACCGGGTGGAGCCGTCCAGGAACATGACGTACCAGTCGGGCTGGCTCGCCGCCGAGACGACGGCGGCCTCGTACGGGCCGAACAGCCACACCGGGTTGATCTGGAAGACCCCCGCCATCAGGGCGACCACCCCGAAGACGATCATGAAGAAGCCGCCCTGTTTGATCGCGTAGCGGGGGAACATCCGCTCACCGACCACGTTGTCGTTGGTCCGTCCCGGGCCGGCCCACTGGGTGTGCTTCTGCTTGAAGACCAGGCCGAGGTGTGCGCTGATCAGCGCCACCAGCAGACCGGGGATCAGCAGCACGTGGGCGATGTAGAACCGGCTGATGATGATCGTGCCCGGGAACTCACCGCCGAAGATCGACGAGGTGACCCAGGACCCGATCACCGGGATGGACAGCATGATCGCCGAGGCGATCCGCAGCCCGGTGCCGGACAGGCCGTCGTCGGGCAGCGAGTAGCCGGTGAAGCCGGCGAGGAAGCCGACCCAGAACAGCAGCGAGCCGATGATCCAGTTCGCCTCACGCGGCTTGCGGAACGCGCCGGTGAAGAACACCCGCAGCATGTGCACCACGATCGAGGCCATGAACAGCAGCGCCCCCCAGTGGTGCATCTGCCGCATGATCAGGCCGCCCCGGACGTCGAACGAGATGTCCAGCGTCGACGCGTACGCCGCCGACATGGGGATCCCGCGCAGCGGAGCGTAGCTGCCGTCGTAGACGACCTCCTCCATCGACGGGTCGAAGAAGAAGGTCAGGTAGACACCGGTGAGCAGTACGACGACGAACGAGAAGAGCGCGATCTCGCCGAGCAGGAACGACCAGTGGTCCGGGAAGACCTTGTTCAACAGCTTGCGTAGCGGGGTGGCTGCCTGGAACCGGTCGTCGAGCTGCCCGGCGGCCTGGCCGGGCAGCGCCCGGGCGTCGAACTTACGGCGTTTCATGGCCGCTCCCAGAAGTCGGGTCCGACGATCTCGGTGTAGTCGGAGGTGGCGACGAAGAAGCCCTCGTCGTCGACGGAGATGGGCAGCTGCGGCAGCCGACGGCTGGCCGGGCCGAAGACCGGCTTGGCGTTGTCGGTGATCAGGAACTGCGACTGGTGGCAGGGGCAGAGCAGCCGGTTGGACTGCTGCTCGTACAGGCTCGCCGGGCAGCCCGCGTGGGTGCAGATCTTCGAGTACGCGATGTAGTTGCCCCACATGTAGTCGGGCTTGCCCGCCGCCTCGTTGTTCTCCCGGGCGGTCCGGGCGTCGTCCAGCCGCAGATGGATCAGCAGGGTCGGCGAGTCGGCGTACCGGTTGGTGTGCCCGCCGGGAACTCCGGGGAAGACCGTCATCTGACCACCGACGCTGACGTCAGCGGGCCGGATCGGTGAGCCGTCCTCCCTGGTCAGCCGGACCAGCTCGGTGCCGCCACCGACCGTCTCGACCGGCTCCCAGCCGGTGGTGGCCATCTGGTTGTCGGTGTGCGGATCCCGGATCAGACCGCCGACCAGCGGAGCGGCCGCGACTGCGGCGACCGGAGCCAACCCGGCCAGCAGCGACACCCCGAGCAGCGGCCGGCGCTTCACCCCGAGCTCGTCCACCATGTAGGTGAGCGTGCCGCCGGTGATCTTGCGGTCTTCCGGGCTGGACGGACCATCGTGCCGGTCCTGGATCGCCACCTCGTGGGGCAGCAGCTTCTTGCCCCAGGTGAGGATGCCGACACCGATGGCCAGCAGGGTCAGCCCGAGGCTGACGCCGAGCAGCGGGGTGTAGAACTTGCTGATCCCGGTGCCGAGTTCGTACTCCCAGGGCCACCAGATGTAGACCACCAGGAACGCGGTCGCGGTGAGCCCGGCGAGCAGGAACAGACCGGCGACGAACCGGCTGATCCGTCGCTCCGCCCTGGTGCCGGGCACCGGAAATGGCGGCTCGTAGTGGACGATCTCGATGTCGTCGCGCCGGGCGCCCTCGCGCAGCACGTCGAACGGCGTCAGCCGTGGGTCGTCCAGGCTCACCGGCGCCGGCTGGCGGTGCTGGTGGGTGGTGTCGATGTCGGTGCTCATGACTTCCCCGCAATCCACAGGCTGGCGAAGACCAGCGCGGTGATGCCGACCAGGAAGATGGCGATGCCCTCGGTCACCGGACCGTACCGGCCGAGGTTGGCCAGCCCGCCGGGGTCACCGTCGGTCTTCAGCCCTTCCTGCACGAAGGCGATGATGTCGCGCTTCTGCTCGGGGGTGAGCTGGTTGTCCCCGAAGACCGGCATGTTCTGCGGACCGGTCAGCATGGCGGCGTACAGCTGCCGGTCGGTGGCCGGCTCCAGGCTCGGTGCGTACTTGCCGGAGGACAGCGCGCCGCCGCCGCCGCTGAAGGCGTGGCAGGACGAACAGTTGATCCGGTAGAGGTGACCGCCGACGGCGATGTCACCGCCGGTACGCAGCATCTCGCCGTCCGGCAGCTGCGGGCCACCACCCAGCTCCTGGATGTACTGGCCGAGCTGGCGGATCTCCTCCTCGGTGAAGACCACCGGCTTGCGCTCGGCCTGGGCCTCCTGCCGGGCCATCGGCATCCGGCCCGTGCCGACCTGGAACTCCACCGACGCCGATCCGACACCGATCAGGCTGGGGCCGCGTCCCTCGACGCCCTGGGCGTTGCGCCCGTGGCAGGAGATGCAGCTCTGGTCGAACAGCGCCTTGCCGTCCTCGGCCGCCTGGGACAGCTGCGGGGTGTCCTGCGCCTGCAGGCCCGGAGCGAAGACGGTGTACGCACCGCCGGCCAGGAACAGCGCGGCGAGCAACCGGACCGCGGTGCCCAGCCGACGGCGGCCCCGGCCTCGCGGCGTGGCCCGCCCGCTGCGCAGCCGGGCGAGGAGACCGCGTCCACGGTCGGCTCGCCGGTCGGCGGGGGTGTCAGATGTCATTGACCTGAATCCTTGTCGGTTTTGCGACCTGCCTGGTCGGCACGACGCCGCACCATCACGGTGAGTGACCGCTTGATGATCATTGCAGCCAGTAGATCATGAAGTAGAGGCCGATCCAGACCACGTCGACGAAGTGCCAGTAGTACGACACGACGATGGCCGAGGTGGCCTGCGCCGGGGTGAACCGCCCCATCGTGGTACGGACCATGTAGATCAGAAAGGCGACCAGGCCGCCCGCCACGTGCAGGCCGTGGAAGCCGGTGGTGAGGTAGAACACCGAGCCGTACCCGTCGCCGTTGATCTTGATGCCGTGGTGGACCAGCTCCCGGTACTCGTTGATCTGGCCGAGCAGGAAGATCAGGCCCATCACGAAGGTGATCGTGAACCACCGCCGCAGCGCGTGCACGTCTCCCCGCTCCGCGGCGAACACCCCGATCTGACAGGTGACCGAGGAGGCCACCAGGATCGCGGTGAAGACCGTCGCGTACGGGATGTTCAGCTGTGGGGTGTGCTCCTCCCACATGCTGTAGTCCGCCGCACGGATGGAGAAGTACATCGCGAACAGCGCCGCGAAGAACATCAGTTCGCTGGAGAGCCACACGATCGTCCCGACGCTGACCATGTTCGGTCGGGTCAGCGAGTGGATCCGGCTCTTGTCAATCGCTGGGGCCGCAGTCACGCGGTCATTATTGCTGCCGGTCAGTGCCCACGGACGGCGGGGTGGCAAACCCGACCCGCCGGTGGGCCGGATAACGTCGACCGGGGCCGCTGGCCTAGCCTCGTCATGTGGCAGATGTCGCTGCGATCGCCGTCCCGCCGTTCACGGTCTCGGCCCTGTTCACCGAGATCCAGCTGACCAGTTGGCTGGCGCTGACACTCGTCGTGGCCGCCGGCCTCTACCTGTACGGGGTGCACCGGCTACGACTGCGCGGCGACCGCTGGCCTGTGTCACGCACCGTACTGTTCCTCGGCCCCGGACTGGGTGGCATCGCCGCCGTCACGGTGAGCGGACTCGGCGCCTACGACACCACGCTGCTGTCGGTGCACATGGTCCAGCACATGGTGCTGTCGATGATCGCGCCGATCTTCCTCGCGCTGGGTGCACCGGTCACCCTGGCGCTGCGCACCCTGCCTGGCGACCCGCGGCGCCGCCTGCTCGCCGTCCTGCACAGCAGGTACGCCCGGGTGGTCACCTTTCCGCTGGTCGCCTTCGGCGTGTTCGTGATCAACCCATTTGTGCTGTATTTCACTGATCTGTACCGGTTGACCCTGGAGAGCAGCCTCGCCCACGAGTTCGTCCACGCCCACTTCATCATGACCGGCTGCCTGTTCTTCTGGCCGCTGGTCGGGCTCGACCCGCTGCCCGGCCGCTGGCCGTACCCGGCCCGGGCGCTGCTGATGGTGCTCTCCGTGCCGTTCCACACCGTGCTCGGGCTCACCGTCATGCAGAGCAGCACCCTGTTCGGTGGCGACTGGTACCCGTCGCTCGGGCTGACCTGGGCCGACCCGTGGGCCGACCAGGAGGTGGCCGGCGGCATCCTGTGGGCCGGCGGGGAGTTCGTCAGCGTCACCATGCTCGCCGTGCTGGTGGTGCAGTGGATGCGCCAGTCCGAG
Proteins encoded:
- a CDS encoding cytochrome c, whose amino-acid sequence is MTSDTPADRRADRGRGLLARLRSGRATPRGRGRRRLGTAVRLLAALFLAGGAYTVFAPGLQAQDTPQLSQAAEDGKALFDQSCISCHGRNAQGVEGRGPSLIGVGSASVEFQVGTGRMPMARQEAQAERKPVVFTEEEIRQLGQYIQELGGGPQLPDGEMLRTGGDIAVGGHLYRINCSSCHAFSGGGGALSSGKYAPSLEPATDRQLYAAMLTGPQNMPVFGDNQLTPEQKRDIIAFVQEGLKTDGDPGGLANLGRYGPVTEGIAIFLVGITALVFASLWIAGKS
- a CDS encoding NUDIX domain-containing protein, whose translation is MITRRSPARALLYGVFYRLPHPVRRRLVRLAVQKYIVGAVTLVTDSEVGPSTPARLLLLRQPPGRGWTLPAGLLRHREAPVVGAARELAEETGIRLAPDQLRPAVPNAVVHAKGWVDVVFEASVAASRTQLVVDGAEVYEAAWHRLDDLPRLTPATARLLARYGIGPLVSPPAAQEPG
- a CDS encoding ubiquinol-cytochrome c reductase cytochrome b subunit: MKRRKFDARALPGQAAGQLDDRFQAATPLRKLLNKVFPDHWSFLLGEIALFSFVVVLLTGVYLTFFFDPSMEEVVYDGSYAPLRGIPMSAAYASTLDISFDVRGGLIMRQMHHWGALLFMASIVVHMLRVFFTGAFRKPREANWIIGSLLFWVGFLAGFTGYSLPDDGLSGTGLRIASAIMLSIPVIGSWVTSSIFGGEFPGTIIISRFYIAHVLLIPGLLVALISAHLGLVFKQKHTQWAGPGRTNDNVVGERMFPRYAIKQGGFFMIVFGVVALMAGVFQINPVWLFGPYEAAVVSAASQPDWYVMFLDGSTRLMPAWELTIPIGDGYVIPPLFWPTVVLPGILVMLSLAYPFLEARYTKDKASHNLLQRPRDVPARTAVGAMAVTFFIVLTISGGNDVFADKFFISLNAMTWAGRIGLILLPPLAYYVTYRICLGLQQHDREVLAHGVETGIIRRLPDGRFVEVHQPLGPTDEHGHGKLEYVGWVVPKKMNRLGALGPAVKGFFFPIEKPAQVSPPAHVAIDPAEEQPAELRSAGKEKQPADREEISSGSR
- a CDS encoding NTP transferase domain-containing protein; the encoded protein is MSAPAAGPDRICAVILAAGEGRRLRPLTGLVPKALCPVGNVPLLDRALARVGALGFTGPAAVAVNACYLGRQVVTQVGDRAQLSVEPGDPLGTSGGVGRLRDWISGRGVLVGNVDGYLAHPELDPGPDIAALLDGWDGETVRLLGQRFTHPAARGGFDGHRFAGFSLLPWRYVSGLAATPGELVRTVWRPAEAAGALQVINYSGTYLDTGTPPDYLAANLHAAGGRSLVDPSATVTGPVDRSVVGADAVVRGTLVRSVVWPGAQVHTGERLTDAIRVDSDLTVSAG
- a CDS encoding peptidase inhibitor family I36 protein, giving the protein MKLARKLLTWAMGASMALVVVTPSPAQAAYWDCPTNAMCMWEHSGGNGLMVWVSVNTGNQPDLRAWSFDDKISSVRNTSARGVCLYPDLNYDGNWYIFVPPYSGGGNVDPLANDQITSFRWAPSTSPPVC
- a CDS encoding heme-copper oxidase subunit III, whose amino-acid sequence is MTAAPAIDKSRIHSLTRPNMVSVGTIVWLSSELMFFAALFAMYFSIRAADYSMWEEHTPQLNIPYATVFTAILVASSVTCQIGVFAAERGDVHALRRWFTITFVMGLIFLLGQINEYRELVHHGIKINGDGYGSVFYLTTGFHGLHVAGGLVAFLIYMVRTTMGRFTPAQATSAIVVSYYWHFVDVVWIGLYFMIYWLQ
- a CDS encoding Rieske 2Fe-2S domain-containing protein produces the protein MSTDIDTTHQHRQPAPVSLDDPRLTPFDVLREGARRDDIEIVHYEPPFPVPGTRAERRISRFVAGLFLLAGLTATAFLVVYIWWPWEYELGTGISKFYTPLLGVSLGLTLLAIGVGILTWGKKLLPHEVAIQDRHDGPSSPEDRKITGGTLTYMVDELGVKRRPLLGVSLLAGLAPVAAVAAAPLVGGLIRDPHTDNQMATTGWEPVETVGGGTELVRLTREDGSPIRPADVSVGGQMTVFPGVPGGHTNRYADSPTLLIHLRLDDARTARENNEAAGKPDYMWGNYIAYSKICTHAGCPASLYEQQSNRLLCPCHQSQFLITDNAKPVFGPASRRLPQLPISVDDEGFFVATSDYTEIVGPDFWERP
- a CDS encoding Lrp/AsnC ligand binding domain-containing protein produces the protein MITAIVLIDCATDSIPEVAEALAGLDGVSEVYSVAGHVDLIAIVRVREFDQIADVIAGRISKVPGVLNTESHIAFRAYSQHDLEAAFAIGLADAD
- a CDS encoding cytochrome c oxidase assembly protein — protein: MADVAAIAVPPFTVSALFTEIQLTSWLALTLVVAAGLYLYGVHRLRLRGDRWPVSRTVLFLGPGLGGIAAVTVSGLGAYDTTLLSVHMVQHMVLSMIAPIFLALGAPVTLALRTLPGDPRRRLLAVLHSRYARVVTFPLVAFGVFVINPFVLYFTDLYRLTLESSLAHEFVHAHFIMTGCLFFWPLVGLDPLPGRWPYPARALLMVLSVPFHTVLGLTVMQSSTLFGGDWYPSLGLTWADPWADQEVAGGILWAGGEFVSVTMLAVLVVQWMRQSEREARRIDRELDRQEARQARAVAAAD